One genomic segment of Natrialbaceae archaeon AArc-T1-2 includes these proteins:
- a CDS encoding DUF402 domain-containing protein codes for MTTVRVRGIYTTAVTRLLETADCEVVQASEPIRDRFDETFGFEPADVTVETTRDRQGVSVSGEPDAVEAVTAELESVAIDTFRWDADAPRGAVFDAEVVQTAGGGGAVELGDTVRGYLPYDDVDGYVDVGDRYRVQVQDPKPPWDDDRPLVRPTLAVEGGLLSLSRDRTGVSAATDGEEATELVGMTDLLSAEPPEGWGVRWNRIAAEANLEAMDDALARAAEQARTLEDALGGVDDEPGKPRRLATPEATVWLWFGRESRFALDGVRRDVETTMPGHHRIKAADRTASAAVDFAESVCGSQWNDDGDDDGDAFAFPFDAVSRRFGPSDDDRLALGHGKPDGRLLTLGTGDVTDWDPEGTITLERRMHGGGTYDALDVPKEDGDVAVTKLREGRWWYPTTYKNEDGETKGTYVNVCTPVELFPDCARYVDLYVDVVRHRDGTVEVVDDDELEAAVDDGLVSTALAETARNVASAVERALSK; via the coding sequence ATGACGACCGTTCGCGTTCGTGGCATCTACACGACGGCAGTGACCAGGCTGCTCGAGACGGCCGACTGTGAGGTCGTCCAGGCTTCCGAGCCGATCCGGGACCGGTTCGACGAGACGTTCGGGTTCGAGCCCGCCGACGTCACAGTCGAGACGACTCGCGACCGACAGGGCGTCTCGGTGTCGGGCGAACCGGACGCCGTCGAGGCGGTCACAGCCGAACTCGAGTCGGTCGCGATCGACACGTTCCGGTGGGACGCAGACGCTCCGCGAGGGGCGGTTTTCGACGCCGAGGTCGTCCAGACGGCCGGCGGCGGCGGTGCGGTCGAACTCGGCGACACCGTCCGGGGCTATCTACCCTACGACGACGTCGACGGCTACGTCGACGTTGGTGACCGCTACCGGGTACAGGTCCAGGATCCGAAGCCGCCGTGGGACGACGACCGTCCGCTCGTGCGCCCGACCCTCGCAGTCGAGGGCGGACTCCTCTCGCTCTCGCGGGACCGGACCGGCGTCTCGGCGGCAACCGACGGCGAGGAGGCGACCGAACTCGTGGGCATGACCGACCTGCTGTCGGCCGAGCCGCCGGAGGGGTGGGGGGTGCGCTGGAACCGCATCGCAGCCGAGGCCAATCTCGAGGCGATGGACGACGCGCTTGCACGTGCAGCCGAACAGGCGCGAACGCTCGAGGACGCCCTCGGAGGCGTCGACGACGAGCCGGGCAAGCCACGACGGCTCGCGACACCCGAAGCGACGGTGTGGCTCTGGTTCGGTCGCGAATCCAGGTTCGCGCTGGACGGAGTTCGTCGCGACGTCGAGACGACGATGCCCGGCCATCACCGGATCAAGGCCGCGGATCGAACGGCGAGTGCGGCCGTCGACTTCGCCGAATCGGTCTGTGGATCGCAGTGGAACGACGACGGCGACGACGATGGCGACGCGTTCGCGTTCCCGTTCGACGCCGTCTCGCGTCGGTTCGGCCCCTCCGACGACGATCGGCTCGCGCTCGGCCACGGCAAACCCGACGGCCGCCTGCTCACGCTCGGGACCGGCGACGTGACCGACTGGGATCCCGAGGGAACGATCACGCTCGAACGCCGGATGCACGGCGGCGGAACCTACGACGCACTCGACGTGCCGAAGGAAGACGGCGACGTCGCGGTCACCAAGCTCCGGGAAGGTCGGTGGTGGTATCCGACGACGTACAAAAACGAAGACGGGGAGACGAAGGGCACGTACGTCAACGTCTGTACGCCCGTCGAACTCTTTCCCGACTGTGCCCGGTACGTCGACCTCTACGTCGACGTGGTCCGTCACCGCGACGGTACCGTCGAGGTCGTCGACGACGACGAACTCGAGGCGGCCGTCGACGACGGGCTCGTCTCGACGGCGCTGGCCGAAACGGCACGGAACGTCGCAAGCGCCGTCGAGCGAGCGCTCTCGAAGTGA